From Prosthecobacter sp., the proteins below share one genomic window:
- a CDS encoding autotransporter-associated beta strand repeat-containing protein: protein MKTQHPILRKLPHAAFAAILSLSLALKPAYAVDPGTLLTGANNLDGAGGIINGGSDTGYFVNTGSLNLSNVTLQNFQTVGGEGSGGGAGLGGVLFINSGASVTLNNVNFLSNNVIGGQGGVGAVGGTLNGGTLNNLITGSTAASGANGYTPTQTTYTDIGGTTGTKGYNGSNSILGFGGAGGNGGNGGNGGDRNESLILGVTMASLDVVAVGIELAAASGNPFTINVAIGLAPSVINAGIGLGDAVAALVYFDQSLADGQIGLGGGAGKGGNGGNSGFGLGGAAGGNGGNGGIGGANWSGSAFKGGAAGGDAGDGGNGGIGGFGAGGGRGGNGGIGGGGAGWTASGGSPAVADVTETVVIPASYSKGYIDPVTLQRVQLEANLDSMPASYAFDHDSNPMTAPVTVVGQEDSPATSVEIIKTPGTPAIAATQGGSRPDGLDGAAGGGGNGGFGAGVGASGAAPGALVVGGSGGSGYGGAIFVRSGATLTITGNALFDGNGTRGGDGQAGDVNTIAGAPGGAAGSDLFMMTGSTVILNPGAGNVITFNGDPSGTSIADDSAPSGTASNIRSGEGADITIQSGLVQFNGTNTYTGQTIIEGGTLQAQDGDGIYFDSNIEFKGTLTSDAVLMGNGDFTRYVGTQSNRVQWTGSGGFAAIDGELNVKLSNGQTQTWGGGSFVQDGSALVFGSATATDKVNFMNNINLGGGNRTILVTANDADTEAGVDENVDWAVFNGVISNGSLTVNDANHTGTVVLAANNTFTGPIDVAGGTLATSGDNRIADTTALNVQSGASFTVGGNETLGTLSGAGDIEIQDSNILTTVMAADATFSGVISGTGALTKDGASKLTLSGANTYTGATLVKAGTLETSGNERLSDFTNLTVQSGATFRLGGTEALGTIAGAGSFDLQGNALTTNADTDTTVSGVISGSGGSLTKNGTGKLTLTGANTYSGATTINDGTVALSAGGSLSDNTALSITAATGVFDISAKTGASETIASIATAAGSSVVLGAKNLTAGDANDTTVAGTISGTGGSFTKTGGGKTTFTAANTYTGATTITDGIFALSAGGSLSDLTAVSITSATGTFDISAIDASSETIASIAGVAGSNIVLGAKNLTAGDSTDTTVAGVISGTNGSLTKTGTGKLTLSGANTYTGDTTVNAGTVETSGNERIDNASDIIVASGATFRLGGNESVSTIAGAGAIELQSNTLVSNANADTTFSGVISGTDSSVLTKTGTGKLTLSGANTSTGTANFNGGSADLTGSLASKIVNVASGVVLDSKTGGLSSAADVSNNGTMNLGSTNDTVNSYTSTGTLNGPSTLTALNYNLNDGSIINANLGTGTITTNGAVDLFGTSQASIVVINALSVLDLKATELILNTASVTVNGILNLDYTGGMETFTTLLGSGTVNTNGNQFVISDGGLFTGIINAPNSNLITGTPGVGTPLNLGGGTTTTESTTISNGLIVGSGATLNSTTITIANGSTLDLSGGGTIIFTTVTSTPGTTGIINIGANDFIIPFGSTISGNITFVGTGNVINLGTITPGFSPGIVTLAGAAPVLGVVKAELAGLGGVAGTDFDQVRLTTPGAVASAVGGTLNVAGFGGFTPVQGNSFQIIAGAAGALPINHLTGTFAVVDFDADGVGIGAAAVVNAAVVFDVNTGLLTATGLNGPTSTFAELGSNANQSAAATAIFNSALVGPNQIDSSTIAGALALQITDAANGSGADLAKYVPDYYGSMADYAFMGNQVLAQAIQDRVSPMNYMPAQPGEDSFTDVPEHMSLFFGYTNSSMSTADNADVSRNDYYAGLNLLASEDYTVGIAGSMSEGSISAPLGSAESEGFGAMIFGRVTVAKSFTFFGSLGYTQQDFDLRRQTVNGLATGSTDSSSYVGFLGVQYKGWRVGNVSIAPRLSLTYSNTKVGGFTETGTIDALNVGGYTDSRFIAEAGLSALWSTELAGRPFNLEVGLSVQQALQNDKSQMAVNLVNVPTASYPVNFAGSDDTQVVTRVNASYAIAKAVTAYAGYEGHFGGESSHHLKAGFRINF, encoded by the coding sequence ATGAAAACACAACATCCAATACTCCGAAAACTGCCCCATGCGGCATTCGCGGCGATTCTATCGCTGTCTCTCGCTCTGAAACCCGCCTACGCGGTGGATCCCGGCACCTTGCTGACAGGCGCCAACAACCTGGATGGTGCTGGCGGCATCATCAATGGCGGCAGTGACACCGGCTACTTCGTTAACACCGGCAGCCTCAATCTAAGCAATGTCACCCTGCAAAACTTCCAAACTGTCGGCGGTGAGGGCAGCGGCGGCGGCGCTGGTTTAGGCGGCGTTCTGTTCATCAATTCTGGAGCGTCAGTCACGCTCAACAACGTGAACTTTCTCTCCAACAACGTGATTGGTGGTCAGGGCGGAGTAGGTGCGGTGGGTGGAACGCTGAACGGCGGAACGCTGAACAACCTGATTACAGGTTCCACCGCCGCCAGCGGAGCAAATGGCTATACGCCGACGCAGACCACCTATACAGACATCGGCGGCACGACCGGCACCAAGGGCTACAACGGCAGCAACAGCATTCTTGGTTTTGGCGGCGCTGGTGGGAACGGCGGCAATGGCGGCAATGGTGGCGACCGCAACGAGTCGCTCATCCTCGGTGTCACTATGGCTTCGCTTGATGTGGTGGCCGTCGGTATCGAGCTCGCCGCCGCCTCCGGCAATCCATTCACGATCAATGTCGCGATTGGCCTCGCACCGAGTGTCATCAACGCCGGCATCGGTCTCGGCGATGCGGTTGCAGCCCTGGTCTATTTCGACCAATCACTGGCTGATGGTCAGATCGGCTTGGGAGGAGGCGCTGGCAAAGGCGGCAATGGCGGCAACAGCGGCTTTGGTTTAGGCGGCGCAGCCGGCGGCAACGGCGGCAACGGCGGCATTGGCGGGGCCAACTGGAGCGGTTCTGCCTTCAAGGGTGGTGCCGCAGGCGGTGACGCCGGGGATGGTGGCAACGGCGGCATCGGCGGCTTTGGTGCCGGTGGTGGCCGGGGCGGAAACGGTGGCATCGGTGGCGGTGGTGCTGGCTGGACAGCTTCCGGCGGCTCGCCCGCCGTCGCGGATGTGACCGAGACCGTGGTCATCCCGGCCTCTTACAGCAAGGGTTACATCGACCCTGTTACTCTCCAACGGGTGCAACTCGAGGCCAATCTCGACAGTATGCCGGCTTCCTACGCTTTTGATCACGACAGCAATCCCATGACGGCCCCCGTGACCGTGGTGGGCCAGGAGGACTCTCCTGCAACGAGCGTGGAGATCATCAAGACTCCCGGCACGCCGGCCATTGCGGCCACCCAGGGCGGTTCCCGCCCGGACGGCCTGGATGGAGCGGCTGGCGGCGGTGGCAACGGCGGATTTGGCGCAGGCGTGGGAGCCAGCGGTGCTGCCCCCGGAGCGCTCGTGGTTGGCGGCAGTGGCGGCAGTGGGTATGGCGGTGCCATCTTTGTGCGTTCAGGAGCAACGCTCACCATCACCGGCAATGCCTTGTTCGACGGCAACGGTACGCGCGGTGGCGACGGCCAGGCTGGGGACGTGAATACCATCGCAGGAGCACCCGGCGGTGCGGCTGGTTCCGATTTGTTCATGATGACCGGCTCCACGGTGATCCTTAATCCCGGCGCAGGCAACGTGATCACCTTCAACGGCGATCCTTCCGGCACTTCCATTGCAGATGACAGCGCCCCCTCGGGCACGGCATCGAACATCCGTTCCGGCGAGGGCGCGGACATCACCATTCAAAGCGGTTTGGTGCAGTTCAACGGCACCAACACCTACACCGGCCAGACCATCATCGAAGGCGGCACGCTTCAGGCCCAGGACGGCGACGGCATCTACTTTGACAGCAATATCGAGTTCAAAGGCACCCTGACTTCGGACGCGGTGTTGATGGGCAACGGTGATTTCACCCGCTACGTCGGCACCCAGAGCAATCGCGTCCAGTGGACCGGCAGCGGCGGTTTTGCGGCCATTGATGGCGAGCTCAATGTGAAGCTCAGCAACGGCCAGACCCAGACCTGGGGCGGCGGCAGCTTTGTGCAGGATGGCAGCGCGCTGGTGTTTGGCTCCGCGACGGCGACGGACAAGGTCAATTTTATGAACAACATCAACCTCGGCGGTGGCAACCGCACCATCCTGGTGACGGCCAATGACGCCGACACCGAGGCAGGAGTGGACGAAAACGTCGATTGGGCCGTGTTCAACGGCGTCATCTCCAACGGCTCGTTGACCGTCAACGATGCCAATCACACTGGCACCGTCGTGCTGGCAGCCAATAACACCTTCACCGGGCCCATTGACGTGGCGGGTGGCACCCTGGCCACCTCCGGCGACAATCGCATCGCCGACACGACCGCGCTGAACGTCCAGAGCGGGGCCAGCTTCACCGTGGGCGGCAATGAAACGCTCGGCACCCTCTCCGGTGCTGGGGACATCGAGATCCAGGACAGCAATATCCTCACCACGGTGATGGCCGCAGACGCCACTTTCTCCGGTGTCATCTCCGGGACGGGTGCCCTGACCAAGGATGGAGCCTCCAAGCTCACCCTCTCCGGTGCCAACACCTACACCGGGGCCACCCTGGTGAAAGCCGGCACGTTGGAAACCTCCGGCAATGAGCGTCTCTCCGATTTCACCAACCTCACCGTGCAGTCGGGTGCCACATTCCGCCTCGGCGGCACGGAAGCTCTTGGCACCATCGCTGGCGCAGGTTCGTTTGATCTCCAGGGCAATGCCCTCACCACCAATGCCGACACCGACACCACCGTTTCCGGCGTCATCTCCGGCAGCGGCGGCAGCCTAACGAAAAATGGCACGGGCAAGCTCACCCTCACTGGCGCGAACACCTACTCAGGCGCCACCACCATCAATGACGGCACCGTTGCCCTCTCGGCAGGCGGTTCCTTGTCTGACAACACCGCTTTGAGCATCACCGCCGCCACTGGCGTCTTCGACATCTCGGCCAAAACCGGTGCCAGCGAGACCATCGCTTCCATCGCCACAGCAGCAGGATCATCCGTGGTTCTCGGCGCGAAAAATCTCACCGCAGGCGACGCCAATGACACCACGGTGGCAGGCACCATCAGCGGCACGGGCGGTTCCTTCACCAAAACGGGCGGCGGCAAGACGACCTTCACGGCGGCGAACACCTACACCGGTGCCACCACCATCACGGACGGCATTTTCGCCCTCTCGGCGGGCGGTTCGCTCTCCGACCTCACCGCAGTGAGCATCACCAGTGCCACCGGCACCTTCGACATCTCGGCCATTGACGCCAGCAGCGAAACCATCGCCTCCATCGCGGGTGTGGCGGGTTCGAACATCGTCCTCGGCGCGAAAAACCTCACCGCAGGCGACAGCACCGACACCACGGTGGCAGGCGTCATCAGCGGCACGAATGGATCGCTGACCAAAACCGGCACGGGCAAGCTCACCCTCTCCGGTGCCAACACCTACACCGGCGACACCACCGTGAACGCAGGCACCGTCGAAACCTCTGGCAACGAGCGCATCGACAACGCCTCCGACATCATCGTGGCCTCTGGTGCGACCTTCCGCCTCGGCGGCAATGAGTCCGTCAGCACCATCGCAGGTGCCGGGGCCATCGAGCTTCAGTCCAACACGCTCGTCTCCAATGCCAATGCGGACACCACCTTCTCCGGCGTGATCAGCGGCACGGATTCCTCGGTCCTGACCAAAACCGGCACCGGCAAGCTCACGCTCTCCGGCGCGAACACCTCCACCGGCACCGCCAACTTCAATGGTGGCAGCGCCGATCTCACCGGCAGCCTTGCCAGCAAGATCGTCAACGTCGCCTCCGGCGTCGTGCTCGACAGCAAGACCGGCGGGCTCTCCTCGGCCGCTGATGTGTCCAACAACGGCACCATGAACCTGGGATCCACCAATGACACGGTCAATTCCTACACCAGCACCGGCACCCTCAACGGTCCCTCTACCCTCACGGCGCTGAACTACAACCTCAACGACGGCTCGATCATCAATGCCAACCTCGGCACTGGCACAATCACCACCAATGGTGCTGTGGATCTCTTCGGCACCAGCCAGGCGTCCATCGTCGTCATCAATGCCTTGAGCGTGCTCGACCTGAAGGCGACGGAATTGATCCTCAACACCGCTTCTGTAACGGTGAACGGCATCCTGAACCTCGATTACACCGGCGGCATGGAGACCTTCACGACGCTCCTCGGTTCGGGCACTGTCAATACCAACGGCAACCAGTTCGTCATCAGCGACGGTGGCCTCTTCACTGGGATCATCAACGCCCCGAATTCCAATCTGATCACCGGCACTCCTGGCGTCGGCACCCCCTTGAATCTCGGCGGCGGCACCACCACCACTGAGAGCACCACCATCTCCAACGGCCTGATCGTCGGCAGCGGTGCCACACTGAACAGCACCACGATCACCATTGCGAACGGTAGCACGCTGGACCTCAGCGGCGGTGGCACCATCATCTTCACCACCGTGACCAGCACTCCGGGCACAACTGGGATCATCAACATCGGCGCGAATGACTTCATCATTCCCTTCGGTTCGACGATCTCCGGGAACATCACCTTCGTCGGCACCGGGAATGTCATCAACCTCGGCACCATCACTCCGGGCTTCTCCCCTGGTATCGTGACCCTTGCCGGTGCTGCGCCTGTTCTTGGCGTGGTCAAGGCCGAACTGGCTGGACTCGGTGGCGTTGCGGGCACGGACTTCGATCAGGTCCGGCTCACCACCCCAGGTGCAGTGGCCAGTGCCGTGGGCGGCACGTTGAATGTGGCTGGCTTTGGTGGGTTCACCCCTGTTCAAGGCAACTCGTTCCAGATTATCGCTGGTGCGGCTGGCGCACTGCCCATCAATCACCTCACTGGCACTTTTGCGGTCGTGGACTTCGACGCTGATGGCGTCGGCATTGGCGCGGCTGCGGTCGTGAATGCCGCCGTCGTCTTCGACGTGAACACCGGCCTGCTCACCGCCACCGGTCTCAACGGTCCCACCAGCACCTTTGCTGAACTCGGTTCCAATGCGAACCAGAGCGCCGCTGCCACGGCGATCTTCAACTCGGCGCTCGTCGGCCCCAATCAGATCGACAGCTCCACCATCGCCGGAGCGCTTGCCTTGCAGATCACCGACGCCGCCAACGGCTCCGGCGCTGATCTCGCCAAATATGTCCCGGACTACTACGGCTCCATGGCCGATTACGCCTTCATGGGCAATCAGGTGCTCGCGCAGGCCATCCAGGATCGTGTTTCGCCGATGAACTACATGCCCGCCCAGCCCGGTGAGGACAGCTTCACCGACGTGCCGGAGCACATGTCCCTGTTCTTTGGCTACACCAACAGCAGCATGAGCACGGCCGACAACGCCGACGTCAGCCGCAACGATTACTATGCGGGCCTCAATCTGCTCGCTTCCGAGGACTACACCGTCGGCATCGCCGGCAGCATGAGCGAGGGCAGCATCAGCGCCCCGCTCGGCAGCGCGGAGTCCGAGGGCTTTGGTGCCATGATCTTCGGCCGCGTCACTGTGGCGAAGAGCTTCACCTTCTTCGGCAGCCTCGGCTACACGCAGCAGGACTTTGATCTCCGCCGCCAGACGGTCAACGGCCTGGCCACCGGCTCCACCGACTCCAGCAGCTACGTCGGTTTCCTCGGCGTGCAGTACAAAGGCTGGCGTGTGGGCAATGTCTCCATCGCCCCGCGTTTGTCGCTCACCTACTCGAACACCAAGGTGGGCGGATTCACCGAAACTGGCACCATCGACGCGCTCAACGTCGGCGGTTACACGGACTCGCGCTTCATCGCCGAGGCCGGTCTCTCCGCCCTGTGGAGCACGGAGCTGGCAGGCAGGCCGTTCAATCTGGAAGTCGGCCTCTCGGTGCAGCAGGCGCTGCAAAACGACAAAAGCCAGATGGCGGTGAACCTCGTCAACGTCCCCACCGCCAGCTACCCGGTGAACTTCGCCGGCAGCGACGACACCCAGGTCGTCACACGGGTGAACGCCAGCTACGCCATCGCGAAAGCCGTCACGGCCTACGCCGGCTATGAAGGCCACTTCGGCGGTGAATCCAGCCACCACCTCAAGGCAGGCTTCCGCATCAACTTCTAA